One genomic segment of Terriglobia bacterium includes these proteins:
- the murJ gene encoding murein biosynthesis integral membrane protein MurJ, with the protein MSSPTDLTPAPQENTGRSSFLVAAGIFLSRIFGLVRGRVFANYFGLSWQADAFTSALRIPNFLQNLLGEGVISASFIPVYAKLLAQEDEEEAGRVAGAIFSLLALLTSALVLVGVLATPLLIDLIAPGFHDERRPLAIQLVRIFFPGIGLLVFSAWCLGILNSHRKFFLSYVSPVIWNVTIIVALLVWGPSKAPSDLAVYAAWAYVAGSALQFLVQLPTVLRLAPALRFAITTLSDNVRVVVKNFVPVFVSRGVNQISAYVDTIIASYLPVGALAAIANAQILSTLPVSLFGMAISAAELPAMSSALGNEQEVAETLRRRIAASTRRIAFFVVPSAAAFLALGDVIAAAIFQTGVFTHSNSQYVWAILAGSAVGLVASTTSRLYSSAYYALRDTRTPLRYAVIRVVLTTVLGYLCALPLPRLIGYPSWGAAGLTASAGLAAWLEFTLLRRGMERRIGRIPFPASYFGKLWFAAAMADAVGLGFQFFFHPRQPLVGALVILLPYGIAYLILTAMMDIDEAAAVRRRLFGFIKR; encoded by the coding sequence ATGAGTTCCCCCACCGATCTGACTCCGGCGCCCCAGGAAAACACCGGCCGCTCTTCTTTCCTGGTGGCCGCGGGAATTTTTCTCAGCCGGATCTTTGGGCTGGTGCGCGGCCGGGTATTCGCGAATTACTTCGGCCTCTCCTGGCAGGCGGACGCGTTCACCTCAGCGCTGCGTATCCCCAACTTCTTGCAAAATCTTTTGGGCGAAGGCGTAATCTCCGCTTCCTTCATTCCCGTCTACGCCAAACTGCTGGCGCAAGAGGATGAAGAAGAAGCGGGACGCGTGGCCGGCGCTATCTTTTCTTTGCTTGCGTTGCTGACCTCGGCCTTGGTGCTGGTTGGCGTGCTGGCTACGCCCCTGCTCATCGATCTCATCGCTCCCGGGTTTCATGACGAACGCCGCCCCCTGGCCATCCAACTGGTGCGCATTTTCTTTCCCGGTATCGGGCTGCTGGTGTTTTCCGCGTGGTGCCTGGGGATTCTCAACAGCCATCGCAAGTTTTTCCTGTCTTACGTTTCACCGGTCATATGGAACGTGACCATCATCGTGGCCCTGCTGGTGTGGGGACCGAGCAAAGCTCCTTCCGATCTCGCCGTCTACGCGGCCTGGGCCTACGTGGCGGGCAGCGCGCTGCAGTTCCTGGTCCAGCTTCCCACCGTTCTGCGCCTGGCGCCCGCGCTGCGATTCGCCATCACCACTCTCAGCGACAACGTTCGCGTGGTGGTCAAGAACTTTGTGCCGGTGTTTGTCAGCCGCGGCGTGAACCAGATCAGCGCCTACGTGGACACCATCATCGCCAGCTATCTTCCCGTGGGCGCGCTCGCGGCCATCGCCAACGCGCAAATCTTGTCCACCTTGCCGGTCAGCTTGTTCGGGATGGCCATTTCCGCCGCCGAGTTGCCGGCCATGTCCAGCGCGCTGGGCAACGAGCAGGAAGTGGCGGAAACTCTGCGCCGCCGCATCGCCGCCAGCACGCGACGCATCGCCTTCTTCGTGGTGCCCTCCGCCGCTGCTTTCCTCGCGCTGGGCGACGTGATCGCCGCCGCCATCTTCCAAACCGGGGTCTTCACCCACTCCAACAGCCAGTACGTCTGGGCCATTCTCGCCGGGTCAGCCGTGGGCCTGGTGGCGTCCACCACCAGCAGGCTTTACTCGTCGGCCTATTACGCTCTGCGGGACACGCGCACGCCTCTGCGTTACGCCGTGATTCGCGTTGTACTGACCACTGTGCTGGGCTACCTTTGCGCGCTGCCGCTGCCCAGGCTGATTGGCTATCCCAGTTGGGGAGCCGCCGGACTGACGGCTTCTGCCGGCTTAGCCGCCTGGCTGGAATTCACGCTGCTGCGCCGCGGGATGGAGCGCCGTATCGGACGCATTCCCTTTCCTGCTTCCTACTTCGGTAAGCTTTGGTTCGCCGCCGCGATGGCGGACGCGGTTGGGCTGGGCTTTCAGTTCTTCTTTCATCCCCGCCAGCCACTGGTCGGGGCGTTGGTGATTCTCTTGCCTTATGGGATCGCCTACCTGATTCTGACGGCGATGATGGACATTGACGAAGCGGCTGCTGTGCGAAGAAGGCTCTTTGGTTTTATCAAACGATAA
- a CDS encoding response regulator transcription factor, producing the protein MKCLLVDDHTLFRQGVRRLLETESDFEVVGESPDGGDAVEKARELRPDVVLMDIGMPGLSSFESARQIKKNRPETKLLFLTMYDDEDYLVQCLEVGASGYVLKDTPAPQLLNAVRDVYKGGKYLSSQVLGKLVEDFRSRARDTTRMRPRMSTLTPREREILKLLAEGNSVKEIAVILGLSVKTVEAHKFNLMRKLDIHNKAQLVTYAIQKKIIKIPVNQ; encoded by the coding sequence ATCAAATGCTTGCTCGTAGATGACCACACGCTGTTTCGCCAGGGCGTGCGGCGATTGCTGGAAACAGAGAGCGACTTCGAAGTCGTCGGCGAATCGCCCGACGGCGGCGATGCCGTGGAAAAGGCCCGCGAACTCCGCCCCGACGTGGTGCTGATGGATATCGGCATGCCCGGTCTGTCGTCCTTTGAGTCGGCGCGGCAAATCAAAAAGAACCGCCCGGAAACCAAGCTTCTCTTCCTCACCATGTATGACGACGAAGATTACCTCGTCCAGTGCCTGGAAGTGGGCGCGTCTGGCTACGTGCTGAAAGACACGCCGGCGCCGCAACTGCTCAACGCCGTGCGCGACGTGTACAAAGGCGGGAAGTATTTGAGCTCGCAGGTGCTGGGCAAACTGGTGGAAGACTTCCGCTCGCGCGCCCGCGACACCACGCGCATGCGTCCCCGCATGTCCACGCTCACCCCGCGCGAACGCGAGATCCTCAAGCTGCTGGCCGAGGGCAATTCAGTCAAGGAAATTGCCGTGATCCTGGGCCTGAGCGTGAAGACCGTGGAAGCCCACAAGTTCAACCTGATGCGCAAGCTGGACATCCACAACAAAGCCCAGCTGGTGACGTACGCCATCCAGAAAAAGATCATCAAGATTCCGGTGAACCAGTAG
- a CDS encoding site-2 protease family protein: MRSHIKLGRIFGIEIGIHYSWFIIALLITLSLAAQFRAMNKQWSEQTVWAAAALTALLFFLCLLAHELSHSLVARAHKLPVSRITLFALGGVSVIEKEAQDAWTEFLVAIVGPITSVVIGTALILASGGFQGGMAAVRPTPVQATMHWLGYINLGLGVFNMLPGFPLDGGRVLRSVIWGATHSMERATRMASRVGQAVAVIFILIGIYEFFHGAGISGLWIAFIGWFLMQAASANYMEVQIKHAMEGLRAGDLMSRDCAHVPGQISVQEFVDEFLLRTGRRCFLVMVQDRLAGLITTHEVRALERASWPMTPVQQIMKPLDQVRVVAPETPVNDVLELMAKEDFNQVPVLANGELVGMLARADILQALRSRMELKKE, encoded by the coding sequence ATGCGATCACACATCAAGCTGGGGCGGATTTTCGGCATTGAAATTGGCATTCACTACAGTTGGTTCATCATTGCTCTGCTCATCACGCTTTCTCTTGCCGCGCAATTTCGCGCCATGAACAAACAATGGAGCGAACAAACCGTGTGGGCGGCTGCGGCGCTTACGGCGCTGCTGTTCTTTCTGTGCCTGCTGGCGCATGAGCTTTCGCACTCGCTGGTGGCGCGGGCGCACAAGTTGCCGGTGAGCCGCATTACGTTGTTCGCGCTGGGTGGCGTTTCCGTTATCGAAAAAGAAGCTCAGGACGCCTGGACTGAGTTCCTGGTGGCGATTGTCGGCCCCATCACCAGCGTAGTGATCGGAACCGCGCTCATCCTGGCCAGCGGCGGATTCCAGGGAGGCATGGCGGCGGTGCGACCGACTCCCGTCCAGGCCACGATGCACTGGCTGGGCTACATCAACCTTGGTCTGGGCGTATTCAACATGCTGCCGGGATTTCCCCTGGATGGCGGGCGCGTACTGCGCAGCGTGATCTGGGGCGCCACCCATAGCATGGAGCGGGCCACGCGGATGGCGTCGCGCGTGGGCCAGGCGGTGGCGGTGATTTTTATTCTCATCGGCATTTACGAATTTTTCCACGGCGCGGGTATCAGCGGGCTGTGGATCGCGTTCATCGGATGGTTTCTGATGCAGGCGGCCAGCGCCAACTACATGGAAGTGCAAATCAAGCACGCCATGGAGGGCCTGCGGGCCGGCGATCTGATGTCCCGCGATTGCGCGCATGTGCCGGGGCAGATCAGCGTCCAGGAATTTGTGGATGAGTTTTTGCTGCGCACGGGGCGGCGCTGCTTTCTGGTGATGGTCCAGGACCGCCTGGCGGGACTCATCACCACGCACGAAGTGCGCGCCCTGGAACGCGCGTCCTGGCCCATGACCCCGGTGCAGCAGATCATGAAGCCGCTGGACCAGGTGCGCGTGGTCGCGCCGGAGACGCCGGTGAACGACGTGCTGGAGTTGATGGCCAAAGAGGACTTCAACCAGGTGCCGGTGCTTGCCAACGGCGAGTTGGTGGGCATGCTGGCGCGGGCGGACATCCTGCAGGCACTGCGGTCCAGGATGGAGTTGAAGAAAGAGTAA
- a CDS encoding polymer-forming cytoskeletal protein — MWKPASSPSSTPKTTTPEPVKPAVSTSSAPAAEPAPAPAPRSTVNVSSQEQATIGKSLVIKGEVTGSESLYVDGRVEGAVNLPGHRVTVGRNGHVQANIQAKEVVVLGKVKGNVTASDRVDIRNDGSLTGDVVCQRISIEDGAFFKGSIDIGKPGLKEVNSGTKVEPSSETSRSSISA, encoded by the coding sequence ATGTGGAAGCCTGCTAGTTCGCCCAGCTCAACCCCCAAGACCACGACTCCGGAACCCGTAAAACCCGCGGTGAGTACCAGCTCTGCGCCCGCCGCCGAGCCAGCGCCCGCTCCGGCGCCGCGCAGCACGGTGAACGTCAGCAGCCAGGAACAGGCCACCATCGGCAAATCGCTGGTGATCAAAGGTGAAGTCACCGGGTCCGAATCCCTATATGTTGACGGCCGCGTGGAAGGCGCCGTGAATCTTCCCGGCCATCGCGTGACCGTGGGACGCAATGGACACGTCCAGGCAAATATCCAGGCGAAGGAAGTCGTCGTCCTGGGCAAAGTCAAAGGCAACGTGACGGCCAGCGACCGCGTGGACATCCGCAATGACGGCTCGCTCACCGGCGACGTGGTGTGCCAGCGCATTTCTATTGAAGATGGCGCGTTTTTCAAAGGCAGCATTGATATCGGCAAACCTGGCCTGAAAGAAGTGAACTCCGGAACCAAGGTTGAGCCGTCGTCAGAAACATCGCGCTCCAGCATCAGCGCGTAA
- a CDS encoding RNB domain-containing ribonuclease, protein MTHDLALKGRDRRLLQELLRAMTRRRKLIAIGKERWGLPTSASSQDLVTGHLRMHRDGYGFVIPDADSLPARAKGKLLGDIFIPPPETANAMHGDHVLVEMGRIRPDGKGEGRIVRVLEREHETVVGKFHYGNRYNYVTPIDEKVTAEIIIPPGMERPQAETDEGETREPSDVTHAHRPAVHVHPRVPSPHRVLGEEVKRHQWDDLEDVVVEVEIVQWPSATQSPRGRVREILGMEDDFGVDVEMVIRKHHIRHTFPAEVLEEAQEISAVIPHTEIARRADFRDLPIVTIDGETARDFDDAVLVRKLDGGNYELHVHIADVAQYVEDGSAIHEEAAKRGTSVYFPDRAVPMLPLELSTDICSLRPEVERLVLSCVMEIDPQGEIVSYQLAEGVIRSVHRMTYTDVNAIVEGDQVLRSKYGALSANFDLMLELAQVLNRKRVKRGSIDFDLPEAVIEFDDWGLMQSISPSERNWAHRLIEEFMLAANETVAGHLESRGLASLYRIHEKPDPKRIYDFETIAASFGYSLGVGALPIKRVQARADKRSYYGSGRRAPVIELPEEVHVTPRMYQKLVQKIAGKPEERVLSFLMLRSLKQARYSEVNEGHFALAAPTYTHFTSPIRRYPDLIVHRILKAVLREGYGPQQGRPPAQNEHASPWSKRMPKNASHHEGRAGETGAGHHRRELRSIAGLSEEALHDIAVSSSQAERAAAEAERELLEWKKLKFMQDRLGDEFDGLIVSVTKYGFFVELSELFIEGLVPLDSLEDDYYSFHENTRQIVGGRTRRTFSIGDKVRVLADRIDHAQRRIQFALAGESATQPRPKHPGKPPQKEHATHTQTPASAGIKPAKKKPASKKERRRQKKKRH, encoded by the coding sequence ATGACCCACGACCTGGCCTTGAAGGGCCGGGACCGCCGCCTGTTGCAGGAACTTCTGCGCGCCATGACGCGCCGCCGCAAGCTGATCGCCATCGGCAAAGAGCGCTGGGGATTGCCAACCTCGGCTTCCAGCCAGGACTTGGTCACCGGACACCTGCGCATGCATCGCGACGGCTATGGGTTCGTCATCCCGGACGCCGATTCGCTCCCCGCGCGGGCCAAAGGCAAGCTGCTGGGTGACATCTTTATTCCACCGCCGGAGACCGCCAACGCCATGCACGGCGACCACGTGCTGGTGGAGATGGGCCGCATACGCCCGGACGGCAAAGGCGAAGGCCGCATCGTCCGCGTGCTGGAGCGCGAGCACGAGACGGTGGTCGGCAAGTTCCACTACGGCAATCGCTACAACTACGTCACTCCGATTGACGAAAAGGTGACCGCGGAGATCATCATCCCGCCAGGCATGGAGCGCCCGCAGGCGGAAACGGACGAAGGCGAAACGCGCGAACCGTCGGACGTCACCCATGCTCACCGGCCGGCAGTTCATGTTCATCCCCGCGTGCCGTCGCCGCATCGCGTGCTGGGTGAAGAAGTCAAACGCCACCAGTGGGACGATCTGGAGGACGTTGTTGTCGAGGTGGAAATCGTCCAGTGGCCGTCGGCCACGCAGAGTCCGCGCGGGCGCGTCCGGGAAATCCTGGGCATGGAAGACGATTTTGGCGTGGACGTGGAAATGGTCATCCGCAAGCACCACATCCGCCACACCTTTCCCGCTGAGGTGCTGGAAGAAGCGCAGGAAATCAGCGCGGTGATTCCGCATACCGAAATCGCCCGCCGAGCGGACTTCCGCGATCTGCCCATCGTGACCATTGACGGCGAAACTGCCCGTGATTTTGACGACGCCGTCCTGGTGCGCAAGCTCGACGGTGGCAACTACGAGTTGCACGTCCACATCGCCGACGTGGCACAGTATGTGGAAGACGGCTCCGCCATTCACGAAGAAGCGGCCAAGCGCGGAACGTCCGTTTACTTTCCCGACCGAGCCGTGCCCATGCTGCCCCTGGAGCTTTCCACTGACATTTGCAGCTTGCGCCCCGAGGTCGAACGCCTGGTGCTTTCCTGCGTGATGGAAATTGACCCGCAGGGCGAAATCGTTTCTTACCAGCTGGCGGAAGGCGTCATCCGTTCCGTCCACCGCATGACTTACACCGACGTGAACGCCATCGTGGAAGGCGACCAGGTCCTGCGCTCGAAGTACGGCGCGTTGTCTGCGAACTTTGATCTGATGCTGGAGCTGGCCCAGGTCCTCAACCGCAAGCGCGTCAAGCGCGGCTCCATTGACTTTGATTTGCCCGAGGCGGTGATCGAATTTGATGACTGGGGCTTGATGCAGAGCATCTCGCCCTCAGAACGCAACTGGGCGCATCGCCTGATTGAAGAATTCATGCTGGCCGCCAATGAGACCGTGGCCGGGCATCTGGAATCGCGCGGCTTGGCCAGCCTGTACCGCATCCACGAAAAGCCCGATCCCAAACGCATTTACGACTTTGAAACCATCGCGGCCAGCTTTGGGTACTCGCTCGGCGTGGGCGCGTTGCCCATCAAGCGCGTCCAAGCGCGGGCCGACAAGCGCTCTTACTACGGCAGCGGACGCCGTGCGCCGGTGATCGAATTGCCGGAAGAAGTCCACGTGACGCCGCGCATGTACCAGAAGCTGGTGCAGAAAATTGCCGGCAAGCCGGAAGAGCGCGTGCTCTCTTTCCTGATGCTGCGTTCGCTCAAGCAGGCGCGTTACTCCGAGGTCAATGAGGGCCACTTTGCCCTGGCCGCGCCCACCTACACGCATTTCACGTCGCCCATACGGCGCTACCCGGACTTGATCGTCCACCGCATTCTGAAAGCTGTTCTGCGCGAAGGCTACGGCCCGCAGCAAGGACGCCCGCCTGCGCAGAACGAACACGCATCACCCTGGTCCAAGCGGATGCCGAAGAACGCGTCCCATCACGAAGGGCGCGCCGGTGAAACAGGCGCAGGACACCATCGGCGAGAGCTACGATCTATTGCGGGGTTATCGGAAGAGGCCCTGCACGACATCGCCGTCTCCTCCAGCCAGGCGGAGCGCGCCGCCGCCGAAGCTGAGCGCGAACTGCTGGAGTGGAAGAAACTAAAATTCATGCAGGACCGCCTGGGCGACGAGTTTGACGGCCTGATCGTCAGCGTGACCAAGTACGGGTTCTTCGTGGAACTGAGCGAGCTGTTCATTGAAGGCCTGGTGCCGCTCGATTCGCTGGAAGACGATTACTACAGCTTCCACGAAAATACCCGGCAGATCGTCGGCGGACGCACGCGCCGGACGTTTTCCATCGGCGACAAAGTGCGCGTGCTGGCTGACCGCATTGACCACGCGCAGCGCAGGATCCAGTTTGCGCTGGCCGGAGAATCGGCGACGCAGCCTCGCCCCAAGCATCCGGGCAAGCCGCCACAGAAGGAACACGCAACGCACACGCAAACGCCCGCGTCGGCGGGAATCAAGCCAGCAAAGAAAAAGCCGGCATCGAAGAAAGAACGACGCCGGCAGAAGAAGAAGCGGCATTAA